One window of Haloarchaeobius salinus genomic DNA carries:
- a CDS encoding ABC transporter ATP-binding protein — protein MAELELDGITKVFVEDDGNEIVAVDDVDVTVGDGEFLVLVGPSGCGKSTTLRMIAGLESITSGELRLAGERINERKPADRNTAMVFQSYALYPHMTVKQNMSFGLEESTDMPDDEIAKTVTEAAEMMGIGDLLDRKPGELSGGQQQRVALGRAIVRDPEVFLMDEPLSNLDAKLRSKMRTELQRLQDDLGVTTVYVTHDQTEAMTMGDRIAILDDGELQQVGTPLECYHRPANRFVADFIGEPSMNFFDVEVQGDRLLADDFAYPVSSETLSTVGDRTELTLGIRPEDIELRTEATGPHDFETVVDVVEPTGDENNLYLTFDPDAAEPETFIATTGGMNRIEAGQPIVAHIPEDAIHLFDADTGQAVKNRSLDDAETLGKPV, from the coding sequence ATGGCTGAACTCGAACTCGACGGCATCACCAAGGTGTTCGTCGAGGACGACGGGAACGAGATCGTGGCCGTCGACGACGTCGACGTGACCGTCGGCGACGGCGAGTTCCTCGTCCTCGTCGGTCCCTCGGGCTGTGGCAAGTCGACGACGCTGCGGATGATCGCCGGCCTCGAGTCCATCACCTCGGGCGAACTGCGCCTCGCAGGTGAGCGCATCAACGAGCGCAAACCCGCCGACCGGAACACCGCGATGGTGTTCCAGTCGTACGCGCTCTACCCGCACATGACCGTCAAGCAGAACATGAGCTTCGGGCTGGAGGAGTCGACCGACATGCCCGACGACGAGATCGCGAAGACGGTCACCGAGGCCGCGGAGATGATGGGTATCGGCGACCTGCTCGACCGCAAACCCGGCGAGCTCTCCGGTGGTCAGCAACAGCGCGTCGCCCTCGGCCGCGCCATCGTCCGCGACCCCGAGGTGTTCCTGATGGACGAGCCGCTGTCGAACCTCGACGCGAAGCTGCGCTCGAAGATGCGCACCGAGCTCCAGCGGCTGCAGGACGACCTCGGCGTGACGACCGTCTACGTCACGCACGACCAGACCGAGGCGATGACGATGGGCGACCGGATCGCCATCCTCGACGACGGCGAGCTCCAGCAGGTCGGTACCCCGCTGGAGTGCTACCACCGGCCCGCGAACCGGTTCGTCGCGGACTTCATCGGCGAGCCGTCGATGAACTTCTTCGACGTCGAGGTGCAGGGCGACCGCTTGCTGGCCGACGACTTCGCCTACCCGGTGTCGAGCGAGACGCTCTCGACGGTCGGCGACCGCACCGAGCTGACCCTCGGCATCCGACCGGAGGATATCGAGCTCCGGACCGAGGCGACCGGCCCCCACGACTTCGAGACCGTCGTGGACGTCGTCGAGCCGACCGGCGACGAGAACAACCTCTACCTGACGTTCGACCCGGACGCGGCCGAGCCCGAGACGTTCATCGCCACGACCGGCGGCATGAACCGCATCGAGGCCGGCCAGCCCATCGTCGCCCACATCCCGGAGGACGCCATCCACCTGTTCGACGCGGACACCGGGCAGGCGGTGAAGAACCGGTCGTTGGACGACGCCGAGACGCTCGGCAAGCCGGTCTGA
- a CDS encoding PH domain-containing protein: MRRLHPITGFVRALQYGVNALSVPFFILLVGSTGADALLGVDFGDSVFDLLFVVAPLFGLLGAGYGVASYLRFEYALTADTFDFAAGVVGRTEREIPLRRIQNVDISQSLWHRLFSVAVVRIETAGGGGTEAELSVVSLAEANRLQREIRERRDSSRRATEAEPAATETDERTGPESGPTEPPTTDRTTGTAGSDVLEPLFAITPVELAVLSLTRFRPGAIALVVIGIPVLPELAGEFLLASADPFGGPETLDLWEATPDELLVLGLVSLPLVLVSSYLVSGVFSALGFYGFQLARSGTDLVYERGLVQRYSGSIPSDKIQTVTLRESLAMRLLGYAALDVETAGYAGQRAEQGSQSAIPVADRSRVVELARDLGEFSDPDFERPPTRARRRYAVRYGLVVVGLLAVAYAVSTVVSGFTLWYVPAVLFLLVPPAAHLKWASRGYHVGEDTVVVRTGFWRRRTQVVPYYRLQTVIRQATVFQRRLALASLVVDTASSSTLVRATPTAFDIDAATAASLQRTLRDRLHRELHGRTRGEN; this comes from the coding sequence ATGAGACGGCTCCATCCCATCACCGGGTTCGTCCGGGCACTCCAGTACGGCGTGAACGCGCTCTCGGTCCCCTTCTTCATCCTGCTCGTGGGGTCGACCGGGGCCGATGCGCTGCTCGGGGTGGATTTCGGCGACAGCGTCTTCGACCTGCTCTTCGTGGTCGCACCGCTGTTCGGCCTGCTCGGGGCCGGCTACGGGGTCGCCTCCTACCTCCGGTTCGAGTACGCGCTGACCGCGGACACGTTCGACTTCGCCGCCGGCGTCGTCGGGCGGACCGAGCGGGAGATCCCGCTCCGGCGAATCCAGAACGTCGACATCTCCCAGAGCCTGTGGCACCGCCTGTTCTCCGTCGCGGTCGTCCGCATCGAGACCGCGGGCGGTGGCGGGACGGAGGCCGAACTCTCCGTGGTCTCGCTCGCGGAAGCGAACCGGCTCCAGCGGGAGATACGCGAACGACGGGACAGCTCGCGGCGGGCCACCGAGGCCGAGCCCGCGGCGACGGAGACGGACGAGCGGACGGGTCCCGAGAGCGGTCCCACGGAGCCGCCCACGACTGACCGGACGACCGGGACGGCCGGGTCGGACGTGCTGGAGCCGCTGTTCGCCATCACGCCCGTCGAACTGGCCGTCCTCTCGCTTACCCGGTTCCGCCCGGGGGCCATCGCGCTGGTCGTCATCGGCATCCCCGTGCTGCCGGAGCTTGCGGGCGAGTTCCTCCTGGCGTCCGCCGACCCGTTCGGTGGCCCCGAGACGCTGGACCTCTGGGAGGCGACGCCCGACGAGCTGCTCGTCCTCGGGCTCGTCTCGCTCCCGCTGGTGCTCGTCAGCTCGTACCTCGTCAGCGGCGTGTTCTCCGCGCTGGGCTTCTACGGCTTCCAGCTCGCACGCAGCGGCACCGACCTCGTCTACGAGCGGGGGCTCGTCCAGCGATACTCCGGCTCCATCCCGAGCGACAAGATACAGACCGTCACGCTCCGCGAGTCGCTGGCGATGCGGCTGCTCGGCTACGCCGCTCTCGACGTGGAGACGGCGGGGTACGCCGGACAACGCGCCGAGCAGGGCAGTCAGTCGGCCATCCCTGTCGCCGACCGGTCACGGGTCGTCGAGCTGGCACGCGACCTCGGCGAGTTCTCCGACCCCGACTTCGAGCGCCCCCCGACCCGGGCACGCCGACGCTACGCCGTCAGGTACGGGCTGGTCGTCGTCGGTCTCCTCGCCGTCGCCTACGCGGTCTCGACCGTCGTCTCCGGGTTCACGCTCTGGTACGTCCCGGCGGTCCTGTTCCTCCTCGTGCCTCCCGCGGCCCACCTGAAGTGGGCGAGCCGCGGCTACCACGTCGGCGAGGATACCGTCGTCGTCCGCACGGGCTTCTGGCGGCGGCGCACGCAGGTCGTCCCGTACTACCGGCTCCAGACCGTCATCCGGCAGGCGACCGTGTTCCAGCGCCGGCTCGCGCTCGCGTCGCTCGTCGTCGACACCGCGAGTTCGAGCACGCTCGTCAGGGCGACCCCGACGGCGTTCGACATCGACGCGGCGACGGCAGCGTCGCTACAGCGGACGCTCCGCGACAGGCTCCATCGAGAACTGCACGGGCGAACGCGAGGGGAGAACTGA
- a CDS encoding PH domain-containing protein codes for MEALHARVRIRWVVRVLVVAAVLAVVVTVPAVFFEDRLADAGVSTFVPGIVTGVVALLLGTVHALLLYRDWRFELQDDALYLERGVLTRVETAVPYVRVQHVDTQRSPVDRALGLSSVVIYTAGSRGADVTVPGLTPERAKRLRNELRALAVESEPEDAV; via the coding sequence ATGGAAGCCCTTCACGCGAGAGTTCGAATCAGATGGGTGGTGCGCGTCCTCGTCGTGGCCGCCGTGCTCGCCGTCGTCGTCACGGTCCCGGCGGTCTTCTTCGAGGACCGGCTCGCGGACGCCGGGGTCTCGACGTTCGTGCCAGGCATCGTCACCGGCGTCGTGGCACTCCTGCTCGGGACCGTGCACGCCCTCCTGCTGTACCGTGACTGGCGTTTCGAGCTGCAGGACGACGCGCTGTACCTCGAACGCGGCGTCCTCACGCGGGTCGAGACCGCGGTCCCGTACGTCCGGGTCCAGCACGTCGACACGCAGCGCTCGCCGGTCGACCGCGCGCTCGGGCTCTCCTCGGTGGTCATCTACACGGCCGGCTCGCGCGGCGCGGACGTGACGGTGCCCGGCCTCACGCCGGAGCGTGCGAAACGGCTGCGGAACGAGCTCCGGGCGCTCGCGGTCGAGAGCGAGCCGGAGGACGCCGTATGA
- a CDS encoding BolA family protein, with protein sequence MEPDEVAALIEAGIEDCEATVGRARGEHDDDHLRATVVSPAFEGLPLVQQHQLVYDALGEHMTTDIHALELKTYTPEEFDG encoded by the coding sequence ATGGAACCGGACGAGGTCGCGGCACTCATCGAGGCTGGTATCGAGGACTGTGAAGCAACCGTCGGGCGCGCCCGTGGCGAGCACGACGACGACCACCTCCGTGCGACGGTCGTCTCCCCCGCGTTCGAGGGCCTCCCGCTGGTCCAACAGCACCAGCTCGTCTACGACGCACTGGGCGAGCACATGACGACGGACATCCACGCGCTCGAACTGAAGACCTACACCCCCGAGGAGTTCGACGGCTGA
- the fen gene encoding flap endonuclease-1 produces MGNADLRDLAHIETVPFDELDPGVVAVDAHNWLYRYLTTTVRWTSDSKYTTADGDEVANLVGIVQGLPKFLEHDLNPVMVFDGGPSELKADEIAERREQREKYESQLEDAREAGDAVEVARLDSATQRLTPVIQETSRELLELLDIPVVEAPAEGEAQCAHIAKRGDAEYVGTEDYDALLFGAPTTLRQLTSKGDPERMTLDETLAELDISLEQLVDVAILCGTDFNEGVHGYGPKTALKKVREHGDLWAVFEHEDVYVENADLVRGLFRNPNVTDEYGFDTDLDPDIEAARSFVVDEWEVDESEVARGFERIEDALTQTGLDRWT; encoded by the coding sequence ATGGGTAACGCAGATCTCCGGGACCTCGCGCACATCGAGACGGTACCGTTCGACGAGCTGGACCCCGGCGTCGTCGCCGTCGACGCCCACAACTGGCTCTACCGCTACCTCACGACGACGGTTCGGTGGACGAGCGACAGCAAGTACACGACCGCCGACGGCGACGAGGTGGCGAACCTCGTCGGCATCGTCCAGGGCCTCCCGAAGTTCCTCGAACACGATCTCAACCCCGTGATGGTGTTCGACGGCGGCCCCTCCGAGCTCAAAGCCGACGAGATAGCGGAGCGCCGCGAGCAGCGCGAGAAGTACGAATCACAGCTCGAGGATGCCCGCGAGGCCGGCGACGCCGTCGAGGTCGCCCGGCTCGACTCCGCCACCCAGCGCCTCACGCCGGTCATCCAGGAGACGAGCCGCGAGCTGCTGGAACTGCTGGACATCCCGGTCGTCGAGGCCCCGGCGGAGGGCGAGGCGCAGTGCGCCCACATCGCGAAGCGCGGCGACGCCGAGTACGTCGGCACCGAGGACTACGACGCGCTGCTGTTCGGCGCGCCCACGACCCTCCGCCAGCTCACCAGCAAGGGCGACCCCGAGCGCATGACCCTCGACGAGACCCTCGCGGAGCTCGACATCTCCCTCGAACAGCTCGTCGACGTCGCCATCCTCTGTGGCACCGACTTCAACGAGGGCGTCCACGGCTACGGCCCCAAGACCGCCCTGAAGAAGGTCAGAGAGCACGGCGACCTCTGGGCGGTCTTCGAGCACGAGGACGTCTACGTCGAGAACGCGGACCTCGTGCGCGGGCTGTTCCGGAACCCGAACGTCACCGACGAGTACGGCTTCGACACCGACCTCGACCCCGACATCGAGGCCGCCCGTTCCTTCGTCGTCGACGAGTGGGAGGTCGACGAGAGCGAGGTCGCCCGCGGGTTCGAGCGCATCGAGGACGCGCTCACCCAGACCGGGCTCGACCGCTGGACGTGA
- a CDS encoding GNAT family N-acetyltransferase gives MSEPELALLGWPEDGPTLRLDYRRFSYAGKFVMSSTGKAVVLDPETESATDADGEFDDHVLAAVAFNADRTDPDTLWLRYVTVREDHRGEGLGPRLVGFAYDRARERGYERARIAVNNPYSYEALYRAGFGFSGEETGLAELVLERPGERSPGRYRAGLDVFAGRDDLSEGERKFVERKREQGPPAAGDGVDASARDRQD, from the coding sequence GTGAGCGAGCCCGAACTCGCACTGCTCGGCTGGCCCGAAGACGGACCGACGCTCCGGCTCGACTACCGACGGTTCAGCTACGCCGGGAAGTTCGTGATGTCCTCGACCGGGAAGGCGGTCGTGCTCGACCCGGAGACAGAGAGCGCCACCGACGCGGACGGCGAGTTCGACGACCACGTCCTCGCCGCGGTCGCGTTCAACGCGGACCGCACCGACCCGGACACGCTCTGGCTCCGGTACGTGACCGTCCGTGAGGACCACCGCGGCGAGGGACTCGGACCCCGACTCGTCGGGTTCGCGTACGACCGGGCCCGCGAACGCGGCTACGAGCGCGCCCGCATCGCCGTCAACAATCCCTACTCCTACGAGGCGCTGTACCGTGCGGGGTTCGGCTTCTCCGGCGAGGAGACCGGCCTCGCCGAGCTCGTGCTCGAACGACCCGGCGAGCGGTCACCCGGGCGCTACCGCGCCGGACTCGACGTCTTCGCCGGACGCGACGACCTCTCCGAGGGCGAACGGAAGTTCGTCGAGCGGAAGCGAGAGCAGGGGCCACCGGCGGCGGGAGACGGCGTCGATGCGTCCGCCCGGGACCGCCAGGATTGA
- a CDS encoding bifunctional metallophosphatase/5'-nucleotidase → MRRILAIVLAFAVVAAGVPVASGAGAPTGGDTAAPTSGTTTPTAGTVAPTDNESDNSTTVTLLTYNDIQTAMAQNTTVPRMVHLINERRAAHDNPTVVVGGGDQVSPHSLAPVSQWRLPVEVLNVLQPDVEVVGNHDLDYGFGPVANYSNTSEFPWVMANIVQADSGEPIPGTEPYTVVERDGVRVGVIGLADEQILGKTAVDFDEQGYELRDYAEVGQEYATELRTEEDVDVVVVAGHFGIPTAQDLANRTSGIDAVVVGDDEVEYPPAETSGTVIVEAEARAEHLGEVNLTVSDGEVTSWNGRLLSVTENTTKNATADRIITETRGEALSRVVGETRTELDARFASNYHDETALGNLITDAFRWKEGSDIAITNAGGIRSNSVYGPGEVTVGDVYNVLPFGNSLVTVELTGDEVKQLLESQVVTMESETGQQYGAEPQLQVSGITYEYVPHEDVPADQRIQDVWVDGEPMQDDETYTVTVNSYMAGWEGSVLENATRVSETQDLYGTVTLEYIQAHTPVSPTDADRIRRVNHLAGQDPVTLDGEGTVTAEFTLPENATDLQHFYATANASTMVEAQTVRVGEDTVTVNFSDYELRRLASEDAELQVYGSYNSSSLDTVYFDSLRMAGDLEVTLESPETATPTATATPTAAPTTAAGTTAAGTTADAPATTEPSDDGGSPGFGPGVAVVAVVAAALVALRRQ, encoded by the coding sequence ATGCGACGGATCCTTGCAATCGTGCTCGCGTTCGCAGTCGTCGCCGCCGGCGTCCCGGTGGCGTCGGGTGCAGGCGCACCGACAGGAGGGGACACCGCAGCGCCGACGTCCGGGACCACGACCCCCACGGCGGGGACGGTGGCCCCGACCGACAACGAGTCGGACAACTCGACGACGGTCACGCTCCTGACGTACAACGACATCCAGACCGCGATGGCACAGAACACGACCGTGCCGCGGATGGTCCACCTGATCAACGAGCGCCGTGCCGCCCACGACAACCCCACCGTCGTGGTCGGCGGTGGCGACCAGGTCAGCCCGCACTCGCTGGCACCGGTCAGCCAGTGGCGGCTGCCCGTCGAGGTGCTGAACGTCCTCCAGCCCGACGTGGAGGTCGTCGGCAACCACGACCTCGACTACGGCTTCGGGCCGGTGGCGAACTACTCGAACACCTCGGAGTTCCCGTGGGTCATGGCGAACATCGTGCAGGCCGACTCCGGCGAACCCATCCCGGGCACCGAGCCGTACACCGTCGTCGAGCGCGACGGCGTGCGCGTCGGCGTCATCGGCCTCGCGGACGAACAGATTCTGGGCAAGACGGCCGTCGACTTCGACGAGCAGGGCTACGAGCTCCGCGACTACGCCGAGGTCGGCCAGGAGTACGCGACCGAGCTCCGCACTGAGGAGGACGTCGACGTGGTCGTCGTCGCCGGGCACTTCGGCATCCCGACCGCGCAGGACCTGGCCAACCGGACCAGCGGTATCGACGCCGTCGTCGTCGGCGACGACGAGGTCGAGTACCCGCCCGCCGAGACCAGCGGCACCGTCATCGTGGAGGCCGAGGCCCGCGCCGAGCACCTCGGCGAGGTGAACCTCACCGTCTCCGACGGCGAGGTCACGAGCTGGAACGGTCGGCTCCTCTCGGTCACGGAGAACACGACGAAGAACGCGACGGCGGACCGCATCATCACCGAGACGCGCGGCGAGGCGCTCTCCCGTGTCGTCGGCGAGACGCGGACCGAACTCGACGCCCGGTTCGCGTCGAACTACCACGACGAGACCGCGCTCGGCAACCTCATCACCGACGCCTTCCGCTGGAAGGAGGGCTCCGACATCGCCATCACGAACGCCGGCGGCATCCGGTCCAACTCGGTGTACGGCCCCGGCGAGGTCACCGTCGGCGACGTGTACAACGTGCTGCCCTTCGGCAACTCGCTCGTCACGGTCGAGCTGACCGGGGACGAGGTCAAGCAGCTGCTCGAGAGCCAGGTCGTCACGATGGAGAGCGAGACCGGCCAGCAGTACGGTGCCGAACCCCAGCTCCAGGTCTCCGGCATCACCTACGAGTACGTTCCGCACGAGGACGTGCCCGCCGACCAGCGGATCCAGGACGTCTGGGTCGACGGCGAACCCATGCAGGACGACGAGACGTACACCGTCACCGTGAACTCCTACATGGCCGGCTGGGAGGGCTCCGTGCTCGAGAACGCGACCCGCGTCAGCGAGACGCAGGACCTCTACGGCACCGTCACGCTGGAGTACATCCAGGCGCACACGCCCGTCTCGCCGACCGACGCGGACCGCATCCGCCGCGTGAACCACCTCGCGGGTCAGGACCCCGTCACGCTCGACGGTGAGGGCACGGTGACCGCGGAGTTCACCCTGCCGGAGAACGCGACCGACCTGCAGCACTTCTACGCGACCGCGAACGCCTCGACGATGGTGGAGGCACAGACCGTCAGGGTCGGCGAGGACACGGTCACGGTCAACTTCTCGGACTACGAGCTCCGCCGGCTCGCGAGCGAGGACGCCGAACTCCAGGTGTACGGGAGCTACAACAGCAGCAGCCTCGACACCGTCTACTTCGACAGTCTCCGGATGGCCGGCGACCTCGAGGTGACGCTCGAATCACCCGAGACGGCGACGCCGACCGCGACCGCCACGCCGACCGCCGCACCGACGACGGCGGCAGGCACGACGGCCGCCGGGACGACCGCAGACGCGCCCGCCACGACCGAACCGAGCGACGACGGCGGCTCGCCCGGCTTCGGTCCCGGTGTCGCAGTCGTCGCAGTCGTCGCCGCCGCACTGGTCGCGCTCCGCCGACAGTAG
- a CDS encoding nucleoside recognition protein, giving the protein MTLPDAVVTLQAGVASVPLDLLLSVLRRVLSILVFIGIGLTLANLAVEFGLVEYVAVLSRPLTAPANLPDEVGTAILSTAASPTAGYGMLAEFREEGILGDRATLVAVTINTFFGFVQHIFTFYVPVLIPILGLRVGLLYVGSRAAISLAITLTGIVAGAVLLSPPSDASEALPDGVASDGGSGVGDDADDDEPRSRRETVVDALLSTRDKLRDIAPRLVLVYTFVAVLTASVDISAFTVVAEPATGLLGLPGEAAAVVAVFAIDTTSGAAFIAPMLGDPFTPEAAVATMLVGGIVSFAFSTFKRSIPFQFGIWGPEFGTKVVVVNTVLKVVFIAATLAVLLVP; this is encoded by the coding sequence GTGACGCTCCCGGACGCTGTCGTGACGTTGCAGGCAGGCGTGGCCAGCGTCCCGCTCGACCTGCTGCTGTCGGTACTTCGCCGCGTGCTCTCCATCCTCGTGTTCATCGGCATCGGCCTGACCCTCGCGAACCTCGCCGTGGAGTTCGGCCTGGTCGAGTACGTCGCCGTCCTCTCCAGACCGCTGACCGCACCCGCGAACCTGCCGGACGAGGTCGGCACCGCCATCCTCTCGACGGCGGCCTCGCCGACCGCGGGCTACGGGATGCTCGCCGAGTTCCGCGAGGAGGGTATCCTCGGTGACCGGGCGACGCTCGTCGCCGTCACCATCAACACGTTCTTCGGCTTCGTCCAGCACATCTTCACCTTCTACGTGCCCGTGCTCATCCCCATCCTCGGCCTCCGTGTGGGCCTGCTGTACGTCGGCTCCCGCGCCGCGATCTCGCTCGCCATCACCCTCACCGGCATCGTCGCCGGCGCGGTCCTGCTCTCGCCGCCGAGCGACGCGTCCGAGGCGCTCCCCGACGGGGTCGCGAGCGACGGCGGTTCCGGAGTCGGCGACGATGCGGACGACGACGAGCCCCGCAGCCGTCGCGAGACGGTCGTCGATGCGCTACTGAGCACCCGCGACAAGCTCCGCGACATCGCCCCGCGACTCGTCCTCGTCTACACGTTCGTCGCCGTGCTCACCGCCAGCGTCGACATCTCGGCGTTCACCGTCGTCGCCGAGCCCGCGACGGGACTGCTCGGGCTCCCCGGCGAGGCCGCCGCCGTCGTCGCCGTCTTCGCCATCGACACCACCAGCGGCGCGGCGTTCATCGCGCCGATGCTCGGCGACCCGTTCACGCCCGAGGCCGCCGTCGCCACGATGCTCGTCGGCGGTATCGTCTCGTTCGCCTTCTCGACGTTCAAGCGGTCCATCCCGTTCCAGTTCGGCATCTGGGGCCCCGAGTTCGGCACCAAGGTCGTGGTCGTCAACACCGTCCTGAAGGTGGTGTTCATCGCCGCGACGCTGGCCGTGCTGCTCGTTCCCTGA
- a CDS encoding class I SAM-dependent methyltransferase: MDRSPSTTRSTYDRIADHFAETREYAWPEVDSFLEGRGGTVGLDLGCGNGRHAELLADRCERVVGADISAGLLATARDRARERSFAVELVQADAARLPLATDSVDLAVYVATLHHLPTREARRRSLDELARVLSPDGTALVSVWSTAHERFSRDEGFDTTVDWTLPGGETVPRFYHIYSPEEFDADLAASELAVRSSCVSSGNCYAVVTEQKRP; the protein is encoded by the coding sequence ATGGACCGGTCGCCGAGCACGACGCGGTCGACGTACGATCGCATCGCGGACCACTTCGCCGAGACCCGCGAGTACGCCTGGCCCGAGGTCGACTCCTTCCTCGAGGGGCGGGGTGGCACCGTGGGTCTGGACCTCGGCTGCGGCAACGGCCGCCACGCCGAGCTCCTCGCGGACCGCTGTGAGCGCGTCGTCGGCGCTGACATCTCCGCGGGCCTGCTCGCGACCGCCCGGGACCGCGCCCGCGAACGTAGCTTCGCCGTCGAGCTCGTGCAGGCAGACGCCGCACGGCTCCCGCTCGCGACCGACAGCGTCGACCTCGCGGTGTACGTCGCGACGCTCCACCACCTGCCCACTCGCGAGGCTCGCCGCCGGAGCCTCGACGAACTGGCACGCGTGCTCTCGCCCGATGGGACGGCACTCGTCTCGGTGTGGAGCACCGCCCACGAACGCTTTAGCCGTGACGAGGGCTTCGACACGACGGTCGACTGGACGCTGCCCGGCGGCGAGACCGTCCCGCGGTTCTACCACATCTACAGCCCGGAGGAGTTCGACGCCGACCTCGCCGCCAGCGAGCTCGCCGTTCGCTCCTCGTGCGTCTCCTCGGGCAACTGCTACGCTGTCGTCACTGAACAGAAAAGACCTTAA